A stretch of Paucidesulfovibrio gracilis DSM 16080 DNA encodes these proteins:
- the ruvB gene encoding Holliday junction branch migration DNA helicase RuvB — MTRCSVDENVRPRRLSEFIGQVELRANLEVFLRAARERERAADHTLFYGNPGLGKTTLAKIIASEMGVNLVSTSGPVMERSGDLAAILTNLQAQDILFIDEIHRMPASVEEVLYPAMEDFKLDLVIGQGPGARTVKIDLEPFTLVGATTRLGLLTSPLRDRFGCIFRIDFYSPEELARIVHRASGILGMEVSDEGALAIGRRSRGTPRIANRLLRRVRDYMVVAGKDCVDQELAEMALQRLDVDPHGLDYMDRKILDVVVHQFGGGPVGVKTLAVACAEEVRTIEDIYEPYLIQCGFLQRTPRGRVATAKAYRHLKADPEPGLL; from the coding sequence ATGACCCGTTGTTCTGTTGATGAAAATGTCCGCCCCCGCCGTCTGTCGGAGTTTATCGGCCAGGTTGAGCTGCGTGCCAACCTGGAGGTGTTTCTGCGTGCGGCCCGGGAGCGCGAACGCGCCGCCGACCATACGCTGTTTTACGGCAATCCTGGCCTGGGCAAGACCACTCTGGCCAAAATCATCGCCTCGGAGATGGGGGTAAACCTGGTTTCCACATCGGGTCCGGTCATGGAGCGGTCCGGGGATCTGGCGGCGATTCTGACCAATCTACAAGCCCAGGACATATTGTTTATTGACGAAATTCACCGCATGCCCGCCAGCGTGGAGGAAGTGCTTTACCCGGCCATGGAGGATTTCAAACTGGATCTGGTCATCGGCCAGGGACCAGGCGCACGCACGGTGAAAATCGACCTGGAACCCTTCACCCTGGTGGGTGCGACAACACGTCTGGGGCTGCTGACGTCTCCCTTGCGCGACCGTTTCGGTTGCATCTTTCGCATAGATTTTTACAGTCCCGAGGAATTGGCCCGCATCGTTCATCGAGCTTCGGGGATTCTAGGCATGGAGGTTTCGGACGAAGGCGCGTTGGCCATCGGCCGCCGGTCCCGGGGAACCCCACGCATCGCCAACAGGCTGCTGCGCCGGGTGCGCGACTACATGGTGGTGGCGGGGAAGGACTGCGTGGACCAGGAACTTGCGGAAATGGCCCTGCAACGCCTTGACGTGGACCCGCACGGCCTGGACTACATGGACCGCAAGATTCTGGATGTGGTGGTCCACCAGTTCGGGGGCGGGCCGGTCGGAGTCAAAACCCTGGCTGTGGCCTGTGCCGAGGAGGTCCGAACCATTGAGGATATTTATGAGCCGTATTTGATCCAATGCGGCTTTTTGCAACGCACGCCCCGGGGCCGCGTGGCCACGGCCAAGGCTTACCGCCACCTTAAGGCCGATCCCGAGCCGGGCCTGCTGTGA
- the ruvC gene encoding crossover junction endodeoxyribonuclease RuvC — MVVVLGLDPGSRVTGYGIVAETSGCLSLVEAGTIRPPAKRDLPYRLGKIYSGLAEIISRHAPQESALENVFVYKNVQSALKLGQARGAALAACTVAGLPVAEYEPTKVKKSIVGVGNAPKDQVAFMVARLLGVANPDWAEDASDALAVAICHLNQRRLNHLAGL; from the coding sequence ATGGTCGTGGTTCTCGGCCTCGATCCCGGTTCCCGTGTCACCGGGTACGGCATCGTGGCCGAGACCTCGGGCTGCCTTTCCCTGGTGGAGGCGGGGACCATCCGCCCACCGGCCAAGCGGGATTTGCCCTACCGCTTGGGAAAAATTTATTCTGGCCTTGCCGAGATTATCTCGCGGCATGCCCCCCAGGAAAGCGCGTTGGAAAACGTGTTCGTGTATAAAAACGTGCAGAGCGCGCTTAAGCTGGGTCAGGCCCGGGGCGCGGCCCTGGCCGCTTGTACGGTGGCAGGACTGCCCGTGGCCGAATACGAACCCACCAAAGTGAAGAAAAGCATTGTCGGCGTGGGCAATGCGCCCAAGGACCAGGTGGCCTTCATGGTGGCGCGGCTTTTGGGCGTCGCCAATCCGGATTGGGCCGAGGACGCCTCGGACGCCCTGGCTGTGGCTATTTGCCATCTCAATCAGCGACGTCTCAATCATCTTGCCGGACTGTAG
- the pilQ gene encoding type IV pilus secretin PilQ, translating into MALFLFIGVLAGCASTSEPDAMDPEMEKWRIMAEQSQGHSPSARTEELDRFEEVETRAETLEPEEKKQPKKLPDFRITLRMHNADLVAVLQALSRAAKQSIVVSPSVQGMVNINIVKTPWAEVFKGVLSANRLSYAWEGDIIRVMTAEDMKYELEMDQLRTQRQAERLAQQRAEPLVTSIMKVKFSDAAALKENLAPFLAKDGEGEPIGSIEVDEHTNALIVSSIRSDVDRLMRIVTRLDAPRSQIKLKAHIVETTRDTARALGVQWGGSYQGNLYDGSNLYVNPGGTTGSTTSQSTGESRMGTYDPTLGTGPSGKGVGINLTPSGFDEGGTGLSLGMMFGNVGENLLEVQLKALEQDNKLRIISSPSITTMDNQKAYTESGERVPYATTETSGGVVTTTVKFEEVVLRLEITPHIIDDQYIKLNVLIQKDEVDESREVDGNYFILKKKTETTLIARDGETVVISGLSKQRSYRNEDGVPYLKDLPGGNRLFGSESKQDTMDEFMIFITPTVLAKWVAGERQKTLQEIEEELEIKRLEELEARRKDARGKAGEGSEQAGGAGQ; encoded by the coding sequence ATGGCCCTTTTCCTCTTCATCGGGGTGCTGGCCGGTTGTGCCTCCACATCCGAGCCGGATGCGATGGATCCGGAGATGGAAAAGTGGCGCATCATGGCCGAGCAGTCCCAGGGGCATTCCCCGTCGGCGCGCACCGAGGAACTGGACCGTTTCGAGGAAGTGGAAACCAGGGCCGAAACCCTGGAACCCGAGGAAAAGAAGCAACCCAAAAAGCTTCCTGATTTCCGAATCACCCTGCGTATGCACAACGCCGATCTCGTGGCCGTACTTCAGGCGCTCTCCCGCGCCGCCAAGCAGAGCATCGTGGTCAGCCCCAGCGTGCAGGGCATGGTCAACATCAACATTGTCAAGACGCCCTGGGCCGAAGTGTTCAAGGGGGTGCTCAGTGCCAACCGGCTGAGTTACGCCTGGGAGGGCGACATCATCCGGGTGATGACCGCTGAGGACATGAAATACGAGCTGGAGATGGATCAGTTGCGGACGCAGCGGCAGGCCGAGCGGCTGGCCCAGCAACGCGCCGAACCCTTGGTCACCAGCATTATGAAAGTGAAGTTTTCCGACGCCGCGGCGCTGAAGGAAAATCTGGCTCCATTCCTGGCTAAGGACGGGGAGGGCGAACCGATCGGTTCCATCGAGGTGGACGAGCATACCAACGCCCTGATCGTCAGCAGCATCCGTTCCGATGTGGACCGGCTCATGCGCATCGTGACCCGGCTGGACGCGCCGCGTTCCCAGATCAAACTCAAGGCCCATATCGTGGAAACCACACGGGATACGGCCCGCGCTCTAGGCGTGCAATGGGGCGGCTCCTACCAGGGCAACCTTTATGATGGGTCCAATCTGTACGTCAATCCGGGCGGAACGACCGGCAGCACCACCTCCCAGTCCACCGGGGAGAGCCGCATGGGAACCTACGATCCCACACTGGGGACCGGTCCGTCCGGCAAGGGCGTGGGGATCAATTTGACGCCAAGCGGATTCGACGAAGGCGGGACCGGCCTTTCCCTGGGCATGATGTTCGGCAACGTGGGGGAAAACCTCCTGGAAGTGCAGCTCAAGGCGCTGGAGCAGGATAACAAGCTCCGGATCATCTCTTCGCCGTCCATCACCACCATGGATAACCAAAAGGCCTACACCGAATCCGGTGAACGGGTGCCGTACGCTACCACCGAGACCAGCGGCGGCGTGGTCACCACCACCGTGAAGTTCGAGGAGGTGGTGCTCCGCCTGGAGATTACGCCCCACATCATCGATGATCAGTACATCAAGCTCAACGTGCTGATTCAAAAAGACGAAGTGGACGAATCCCGCGAGGTGGACGGAAACTATTTCATCCTCAAGAAAAAGACCGAAACCACGCTTATTGCCCGCGACGGCGAGACCGTGGTCATTTCCGGTCTGAGCAAGCAGCGTTCCTACCGCAACGAGGACGGTGTGCCTTATCTCAAGGATCTGCCCGGCGGCAATCGGTTGTTCGGCAGCGAGAGCAAGCAGGACACCATGGATGAATTCATGATCTTCATCACTCCCACGGTTTTGGCCAAGTGGGTGGCTGGTGAGCGGCAGAAAACGTTGCAGGAGATTGAGGAAGAGTTGGAAATCAAACGGCTTGAAGAACTTGAGGCTAGGCGTAAGGACGCGCGGGGCAAGGCCGGAGAGGGTTCGGAGCAAGCCGGGGGAGCCGGGCAATGA
- the ruvA gene encoding Holliday junction branch migration protein RuvA: MIAYLKGILADKDDTGLTLLTPGGVGYRVAAPTSVLSALPAPGGEAEVFVHTNVSEKAIDLYGFLEEEERRLFRTLISIDKLGPKKALAILSHFDPERLREISFREDDKALATVPGIGPKSAKQILWFLKDKMAGMAEFKARIAVPDGVTGSEFLDALAGLANLGYSEEESRPLLKEIFEAEPDLDAAGAIRQTLRRIASAR, translated from the coding sequence ATGATCGCCTATCTTAAAGGCATTTTGGCGGATAAGGACGATACCGGCCTGACCCTGCTCACCCCCGGCGGCGTGGGGTACCGCGTGGCCGCGCCCACGTCCGTGCTTTCGGCCCTGCCCGCGCCCGGTGGCGAGGCCGAGGTGTTCGTGCACACCAATGTCTCGGAAAAAGCCATTGATCTCTATGGGTTTTTGGAAGAAGAGGAGCGGCGGTTGTTCCGCACTCTGATTTCCATCGACAAACTCGGTCCGAAAAAAGCCCTGGCAATTTTATCGCATTTCGATCCCGAACGATTGCGGGAAATTTCCTTTCGCGAGGACGACAAGGCACTGGCCACGGTGCCGGGCATCGGTCCCAAGTCCGCCAAGCAGATTCTCTGGTTCCTCAAAGATAAAATGGCGGGCATGGCGGAATTCAAGGCCCGGATCGCGGTCCCGGACGGCGTTACGGGCTCGGAATTTCTGGACGCGCTTGCGGGGCTTGCCAACCTGGGATACTCCGAAGAGGAATCCCGTCCTTTATTGAAGGAAATTTTTGAGGCCGAACCCGACCTGGACGCGGCGGGTGCCATTCGCCAAACCCTGCGGCGCATTGCCTCGGCCCGCTGA
- a CDS encoding type IV pilus biogenesis protein PilM: MGKRNRADSTEALLDVIRDDGEQRLNFPQSASKAPRSSRRQKKKNKPSKTSSTSLRTARPSLFSRSRSAVLGVDIAQDTITVVKMTRGDSPKLLDIQSVALESGLGVEEPGLSEKLQSVLGRVGSRGCDIWVLHRAPDVEIGVSRIPRVKRGELANTVYWQLQKERRFNSAEFVLDFRVQDAAVKEGEVPKIEVLTSLAGRADVERLRHRFRDAGYSIAGVTAIPAAFQNIYRTGWAASRSGLTANLHVGATFSSITIYEGAGIRFSRSIKFGLDSMAEELLDSYNRGELTKGMPGHELDQHGARLLILEKLLDGPRAKGGPGGELNKAQVLESVRDSLERVARQAERTLDYYAQNFHQRCETLHLSGRIFGSPEVAEYVSGQLALDMEIFDPLGDLDLSRLSGRTSLSGRMAMNEAVAVALSDQGKTLNFSHNYQARRRDRTRAMVGNAVSVFVMVMALLLGGLYVWSGETIADLTQKAREMEERIMPEMALDEASLARLSAEVGAYRARMRNVAERYEALAVLTELQRITPERVRLLNMNMELRVAPGKGTAQPAAGESPVRLLVLDMVILGGEENFETDLTRYLIALKASPLFGDVVVQQGEVRDFIPEGDVFHVVLHVQMA, from the coding sequence GTGGGCAAAAGGAACAGAGCGGATTCCACGGAAGCCCTGCTTGACGTCATTCGTGATGACGGTGAGCAGCGGTTGAATTTTCCGCAGTCGGCTTCCAAGGCGCCACGTTCCTCCCGACGGCAGAAGAAAAAAAACAAGCCTTCCAAAACCTCTTCCACTTCTTTGCGCACAGCGCGTCCTTCTTTGTTTTCCCGCAGCCGTAGCGCTGTTCTCGGCGTGGACATCGCCCAGGACACCATTACAGTCGTGAAGATGACCCGGGGTGATTCTCCGAAACTGCTGGATATTCAATCCGTGGCGTTGGAATCCGGGCTGGGTGTGGAGGAGCCGGGTCTTTCCGAGAAATTGCAATCCGTGCTGGGGCGCGTCGGATCTCGCGGGTGTGATATTTGGGTGCTGCACCGTGCGCCGGATGTGGAAATCGGTGTTTCGCGGATTCCCCGCGTCAAGAGAGGGGAGCTGGCCAACACGGTGTACTGGCAGCTGCAAAAGGAGCGGCGGTTCAACAGTGCGGAGTTTGTGTTGGACTTTCGCGTCCAGGACGCCGCGGTCAAGGAAGGGGAGGTACCCAAGATCGAGGTGCTCACCAGCCTTGCTGGTCGTGCGGATGTGGAGCGGCTTCGGCATCGATTTCGGGATGCCGGGTATTCCATTGCCGGGGTCACGGCTATTCCTGCTGCTTTTCAGAACATTTACCGCACCGGTTGGGCGGCTTCACGGTCGGGGCTGACAGCCAACCTGCATGTCGGAGCCACATTTTCCAGCATCACGATCTACGAGGGCGCCGGCATTCGTTTCAGCCGGAGCATCAAATTCGGGCTGGACTCCATGGCCGAGGAATTGCTGGATAGCTACAACCGGGGTGAGCTGACCAAGGGGATGCCCGGGCATGAGCTGGACCAGCACGGGGCGCGGCTGCTGATTCTTGAGAAGCTCCTTGACGGGCCGCGAGCCAAAGGTGGTCCCGGCGGGGAGCTGAATAAGGCCCAGGTTCTCGAGTCCGTGCGGGATTCGTTGGAACGTGTGGCCCGGCAGGCAGAGCGTACGCTGGATTACTATGCACAGAATTTTCATCAGCGTTGCGAAACCCTGCACCTGAGCGGCCGCATTTTCGGCAGCCCGGAGGTGGCGGAGTATGTGTCCGGCCAGTTGGCCTTGGACATGGAGATTTTCGATCCGCTCGGGGATCTGGATCTTTCCAGGCTTTCCGGACGGACCAGCCTGAGCGGACGCATGGCCATGAACGAGGCCGTGGCCGTGGCGCTTTCGGATCAGGGCAAGACCCTGAATTTTAGCCACAACTATCAGGCCCGGCGTCGCGACCGGACACGGGCCATGGTGGGCAATGCGGTATCCGTGTTCGTCATGGTCATGGCCTTGCTGCTGGGCGGATTGTACGTCTGGAGCGGGGAGACCATCGCGGACCTGACCCAGAAGGCCCGGGAGATGGAAGAGCGGATTATGCCGGAGATGGCCCTGGACGAGGCGTCACTGGCCCGGCTTTCCGCCGAAGTCGGAGCCTATCGCGCCCGTATGCGCAACGTGGCCGAACGCTATGAGGCGTTGGCCGTGCTCACGGAATTGCAGCGGATAACTCCGGAGCGGGTGCGGCTTTTGAATATGAATATGGAGCTGCGTGTCGCGCCCGGCAAGGGGACGGCACAGCCCGCCGCCGGGGAGTCGCCCGTGCGCCTGCTGGTGCTGGATATGGTCATTCTCGGCGGCGAGGAAAATTTTGAAACGGATCTGACGCGGTACCTCATCGCGCTCAAGGCGTCGCCGTTGTTCGGCGATGTGGTGGTCCAGCAAGGCGAAGTGCGTGATTTCATCCCGGAAGGGGATGTTTTTCACGTGGTTTTGCATGTGCAAATGGCATAG
- a CDS encoding RlmE family RNA methyltransferase — MKKYQDHYFKRAKQENYPARSVYKLQEIEKRFNIFRSGQRVLDLGAAPGSWSLFAARKVGGKGHVLGVDLQTTETEFPDNVEFFHGDAFEQDGPFADRRAELAPFDLVISDMAPKTTGVKFADQARSLELCELARDVLPGVLVTGGHFVAKIFEGPDVKAYTDSLRPLFEKVKTFKPKSSRAESKEMFVVGLGFRGDAL, encoded by the coding sequence ATGAAAAAATATCAAGACCACTACTTCAAGCGCGCCAAGCAGGAAAACTATCCTGCACGCAGCGTATACAAACTTCAGGAAATCGAGAAGCGTTTCAACATTTTTCGCAGCGGTCAGCGCGTGCTGGACCTGGGCGCGGCCCCGGGATCATGGAGCCTGTTTGCAGCACGCAAGGTGGGCGGCAAGGGCCATGTCCTCGGCGTGGACCTGCAGACCACGGAAACCGAATTTCCCGACAACGTGGAATTCTTTCATGGTGATGCTTTTGAACAGGACGGTCCCTTTGCTGATCGCCGCGCCGAACTCGCGCCCTTTGATCTGGTCATCTCGGACATGGCGCCCAAGACCACGGGCGTGAAGTTCGCGGACCAGGCCCGCAGTCTGGAGCTGTGCGAACTGGCGCGTGATGTGCTGCCCGGCGTGCTTGTGACGGGCGGTCATTTCGTGGCCAAGATTTTTGAGGGACCGGATGTGAAGGCCTATACGGATTCGCTCCGTCCATTGTTTGAAAAGGTTAAGACGTTTAAACCCAAAAGCTCCCGTGCCGAGTCCAAGGAGATGTTTGTCGTGGGGCTTGGCTTTCGGGGGGACGCGTTGTAA
- a CDS encoding YebC/PmpR family DNA-binding transcriptional regulator, translating into MAGHSKWANIQHRKGRQDAKKAKFFTKAAKDIILAAKAGGGNPEDNSALRLAIQKAKQVNLPKDKIDNAIKKGTGELAGGDIYEFQYEGYAPGGVALLIEVATDNKNRTVAEVRHVLTKQGGNMGEAGSVAWMFDKKGVLVFDGEQYTEDQIMEIGLEAGAEDVLDEDGSLTVHTEPGEFMAVQKAFEDAGLVAQSAEVTMVPQNLVEVDADTARKVLKLMDALEDNEDVQNLYVNADFPDEVLEEME; encoded by the coding sequence ATGGCCGGACACAGTAAATGGGCCAACATTCAACACCGCAAGGGTCGGCAGGACGCCAAAAAAGCAAAGTTTTTCACCAAGGCCGCTAAAGACATCATCCTTGCGGCCAAAGCCGGGGGCGGCAATCCCGAAGACAACTCCGCGCTGCGCCTGGCCATCCAAAAGGCCAAACAGGTCAACCTGCCCAAGGATAAGATTGACAACGCCATCAAAAAAGGCACGGGCGAACTCGCCGGCGGCGACATCTACGAATTTCAGTACGAAGGCTACGCACCCGGCGGCGTGGCTCTGCTCATTGAAGTCGCTACGGACAACAAAAACCGCACCGTGGCCGAAGTCCGCCATGTGCTGACCAAGCAGGGCGGCAACATGGGTGAGGCCGGTTCCGTGGCCTGGATGTTCGACAAAAAAGGCGTGCTCGTGTTCGACGGTGAGCAATACACCGAAGACCAGATCATGGAAATCGGCCTGGAGGCCGGTGCCGAGGACGTGCTTGATGAGGACGGCTCCCTCACGGTGCACACTGAACCGGGCGAGTTTATGGCCGTGCAGAAGGCCTTTGAGGACGCGGGGCTGGTGGCCCAGAGCGCCGAAGTGACCATGGTGCCGCAGAACCTCGTGGAGGTGGACGCGGACACGGCCCGTAAGGTGCTCAAGCTCATGGACGCCCTGGAAGACAACGAGGACGTGCAGAACCTCTACGTCAACGCTGATTTCCCGGACGAAGTCCTGGAAGAGATGGAATAG
- the lpxK gene encoding tetraacyldisaccharide 4'-kinase, which produces MQIEQYQHLLRPLLAPLGAAYAGGMRLRRRLYASRVLRSWRSAAPTVSVGNIGWGGTGKTPLTDWLLDWAAQRGLRSAVLTRGYRARPQTLPHLVQPGNLAEEAGDEPLMLCRRHPEARIVVDPVRMRGGRWLEQRERPGVIILDDGMQHLAVQRDLDLVLLRPSDLDTGWNRVQPSGSWREGASALRCAGAFLIKCPTRAFQSMFPLFEQRLTEFGVPVFNFQIKVQGLVRVIDGERRPGPLTRPYLLVTGVGEPKQVARTAALSMGQPPREQLIFPDHHPFTRKDVRAIEQFAVKQQCAHVVCTPKDAVKLGPLARENFWTFDLDVDFGPAWRGNGQEGARFDAWFDARFDAIRAGMPKATPSPRNKPETKPKTSDRAKESR; this is translated from the coding sequence ATGCAAATAGAACAGTACCAACACCTCCTGCGTCCCCTGCTGGCTCCCCTGGGTGCGGCCTATGCCGGGGGCATGCGGCTTCGGCGACGGCTTTATGCGTCCCGGGTGCTCCGTTCGTGGCGATCCGCAGCACCCACGGTGAGCGTGGGCAACATCGGATGGGGCGGCACCGGGAAAACACCGCTTACGGACTGGCTTTTGGATTGGGCGGCCCAACGCGGCCTGCGCTCGGCCGTACTGACCCGGGGGTATCGCGCCCGGCCCCAGACCCTGCCGCACCTGGTGCAGCCCGGCAATCTGGCCGAGGAAGCCGGGGACGAACCGCTCATGCTCTGCCGTCGGCATCCCGAGGCCCGCATCGTGGTGGATCCCGTACGCATGCGCGGCGGACGCTGGCTGGAACAACGCGAACGCCCGGGAGTGATCATTCTGGACGACGGCATGCAGCATCTGGCGGTGCAGCGCGATCTGGACCTTGTGCTCTTGCGCCCTTCGGACCTGGATACCGGCTGGAACCGGGTGCAGCCCTCGGGGAGTTGGCGCGAAGGCGCTTCCGCCCTGCGCTGCGCCGGCGCCTTTTTGATCAAATGCCCGACACGGGCGTTTCAGTCCATGTTTCCGCTTTTTGAACAACGACTCACGGAGTTCGGCGTTCCGGTCTTCAATTTCCAAATCAAGGTGCAGGGCTTGGTCCGGGTCATTGACGGTGAACGTCGCCCCGGTCCCCTGACCCGCCCGTACCTGCTGGTCACTGGGGTGGGGGAACCGAAACAAGTGGCGCGTACAGCGGCCCTGTCCATGGGCCAGCCTCCCCGTGAACAACTCATCTTTCCAGACCATCATCCGTTCACCCGCAAGGATGTGCGCGCCATCGAACAATTCGCGGTAAAACAACAATGCGCGCATGTGGTATGCACACCCAAGGACGCGGTTAAACTCGGCCCCCTGGCGCGGGAAAACTTCTGGACCTTTGACCTGGACGTGGATTTCGGTCCGGCCTGGCGCGGAAACGGCCAAGAGGGGGCGCGATTCGACGCCTGGTTCGATGCCCGGTTCGACGCCATTCGAGCCGGGATGCCGAAGGCGACGCCCTCCCCCCGCAACAAGCCGGAAACCAAACCCAAAACGTCCGACAGGGCGAAAGAGAGTCGATAA
- a CDS encoding glycosyltransferase family protein produces MQIRPRRVQVVTEIGQTQSLPAGPQNFDRLGRGRKKLFLGLGPEPGKLAEYFPSVKDTLYVECPEFERQMPEEWHASIPADFKRIAPEDVTPALARSCTVRRYLRNIRFFPSFWGPLWATCALPHLENVPPPNTDSAPVLWLPGDESDLLDQELNLAFRAEGFSVLRPQAGEQPTDMEIPWRLTKERPRVFFSVNFKGLDRFGELFHLLRRAGTRVAIWCVDNPFHLLTGVKSRYWTQADLFVTDDWFIEPLKQLGAQSVHHLPLAAAPALFKDRQAPVASDLDDRLVFVGRSEFPHKREFFAGVESAANDWPDALAMLGRGERPDFAWWTQRLEVDPFWPNNAIRQAGFMAEETGAHWRAECLRHAGERLTVFGDDNWRTLLDRGVDVRPPVDYYGALGSVYARARACLNMTSPLLPRGMTQRHFDVWAVGGLLLTDTTPGLDIFPPELVREITFSRPEEIQELFERISPDTTRATLGKAWSELILAEHTYTQRVRRVLNVLDI; encoded by the coding sequence ATGCAAATCCGGCCGCGCCGTGTCCAGGTGGTCACGGAAATCGGGCAGACCCAAAGCCTGCCCGCGGGTCCGCAAAATTTCGACCGCCTGGGCCGGGGTCGAAAAAAACTGTTTCTTGGACTGGGACCGGAACCAGGGAAATTGGCCGAATATTTCCCGTCCGTCAAGGATACCCTCTATGTGGAATGCCCGGAATTCGAGCGGCAGATGCCCGAGGAGTGGCACGCCTCCATTCCCGCAGACTTCAAACGGATCGCCCCTGAGGACGTAACGCCCGCGCTGGCCCGTTCCTGCACAGTGCGCCGCTACCTGCGCAACATCCGTTTTTTCCCCTCCTTCTGGGGACCGCTCTGGGCCACCTGCGCCCTGCCCCACCTGGAAAACGTCCCACCACCGAATACCGACAGCGCCCCGGTGCTCTGGCTCCCCGGGGATGAATCCGACCTCCTGGATCAGGAACTGAACCTGGCCTTCCGGGCCGAGGGGTTCTCCGTGTTGCGTCCCCAGGCCGGGGAGCAGCCCACGGATATGGAAATCCCGTGGCGCTTGACCAAGGAACGCCCCCGCGTCTTTTTTTCCGTCAACTTCAAGGGTCTGGACCGCTTCGGCGAACTGTTCCACCTGCTGCGGCGGGCCGGAACCCGCGTGGCCATCTGGTGCGTGGACAACCCCTTTCACCTGCTCACGGGCGTCAAATCCCGCTACTGGACCCAGGCGGACCTGTTCGTGACCGACGACTGGTTCATTGAACCGCTCAAACAGTTGGGCGCGCAAAGCGTACACCATCTGCCCCTGGCCGCGGCACCGGCACTGTTCAAGGACCGCCAGGCTCCCGTGGCATCCGATTTGGATGACCGGCTGGTTTTTGTGGGCCGGTCGGAATTCCCGCATAAACGTGAATTTTTCGCGGGTGTGGAATCTGCTGCAAACGATTGGCCCGACGCCCTGGCCATGCTGGGACGCGGCGAACGCCCGGACTTTGCCTGGTGGACACAACGCCTGGAAGTGGATCCGTTTTGGCCGAACAATGCCATACGACAAGCCGGCTTCATGGCGGAGGAAACCGGGGCGCATTGGCGGGCCGAATGCCTGCGCCACGCCGGAGAACGGCTGACCGTGTTCGGCGACGACAACTGGCGCACCCTGCTGGACCGGGGCGTGGACGTGCGCCCGCCTGTGGATTATTACGGCGCGTTGGGATCGGTGTATGCCCGGGCGCGGGCCTGCCTGAACATGACCAGTCCGCTGCTGCCCCGCGGCATGACCCAACGGCATTTCGACGTCTGGGCCGTCGGCGGCCTGCTGCTCACGGACACCACGCCCGGCCTGGACATCTTCCCCCCCGAATTGGTCCGGGAGATCACTTTTTCCCGCCCTGAGGAAATCCAAGAACTTTTCGAGCGCATAAGCCCGGACACCACCCGCGCAACCCTGGGCAAAGCCTGGTCCGAGCTGATCCTCGCCGAGCACACCTACACGCAACGGGTCCGCCGTGTGCTCAATGTTCTGGACATCTGA